CCGCGTCCTTCCATATTCCAGAGCCGAGAAAGATCGAGACCCAGGACCACTCCTTGAACAGGAAGGGAAAAGCCTGGCCGGTCAGCTTCTCAACCACCACGTTAGCTACCCCGGTCTGGGCAAAGATCGTCACCACCAGCCCGCCGACAATGACCCAGGAGAAGAAGTAAGGCAAGTAGACGAGGGTCTGGACTGATTTTTTGAACCACTTGTTCCTGACTTCATTCAGCATAATCGCCAGGGCAATCGGGAACGGAAAGCTGACCAGCACGGATAATATACTGAGCACAAGCGTATTGCGGATAATCTGCACCGACTGTGCCTGGGTGAACAGATTGGTGAAATTGTCCATGCCGACCCACTGGCTGCCCCATACCCCTTCATAGAAGGTATAGTTCTTGAAGGCGATAACCAGCCCCAGCATGGGGGTGTATTTGAAAATCATATAAAATGCGATAACCGGAACGAACATGACCCACAAGGGGACATTGTTCTTGAACCGGCGGGTCTGCCAGAAGCGCCTGCGGCTGCTTCCGCTCTGCCGTGAAGTGTCCAGCTGCAGCACCGCTTCACTGCTTGTATTCGCTTTCATTCCGGTGCCTCCTTTCGCTTGCGTGTTGTGCTTGATTAAGTCATGCGATGGAGCTGAAATGGCCGTTTCATGTCCTCACCATAGCCGCTCCGGCCGGTTAGAGCAATATTCAGTTTACCTGTTAATCGCCGCAGAACCCTTATACAGCCTGGGGTTACAGGATTTCGGCCAGCTCCCGGGCCAGATTCTCCCCCATCCGGATATGTCCGTCATCCCCGGGATGAATCAGATCACAGGACAACCCGCTAAGATCATCCAGCACCCGGTCTCCTTCAATCAGGTGCAGCTTGGGGTGGGACAGGCGCTCTACATGGCTGCGCAGAATGGCGTTGAACCGGCTGTCCTGCTCCGCAATCCCGCTGCCCGGGAACATGGCAAAGTTGGGGTAGATCGTAATGACCGCCACCGGCTTCTCCGGATGCCCGCTTACCAGCCGGTCCAGCAGATAGCCGGTCCGCTCACGGAATTCGTCTGCCGACAGGTGATCCCGCATATTCACGCCCAGCTCCAGGGTCATGAACGACCAGTCCTGCTGCGCCGCCAGATAATTGCTCATCTCCCGTTCACAGTGGCAGGAGCCGCTCATGCCCAGATTCAGCACATCGGCAGCCAGCCTTCTTGCCGCGTGAGCAATATACGGCAGGCTGCTATTCTCTCCATAGGTGATGGATGAACCGTAAGCCATCCAACGCTGGCGGGGAATCTCCCCTTCCACCGGCGGGCGGAGCGGATGGCCGAAGGTCTCGATGCCGCAGACCACGCAGGCATACCGTCCGAAGCAGATCCGCCATACCTCCGGCGCAAAGCCTGTGCCCATCAGCAGCCTGCGGTCAGCCATCGCCAGCCGCGGCGGCTCGCTTAACTGGAGCGTGCGGATCGTCCCCGCCTGAAGCTCATGCCTGGAATGGAACAGCCCGCCCTTGAACACGGTCACACAGCCATCCGTCTCCGGCAAAGACAAGGTTACCCGGATATTCGGAGCCGGTGTGACGAACCTGAGCTCACAACCACCTGCTTCCCCGGCAATGAACCGGCCCCGCTCATTCAGGTGCTCCCTGACGCTGCGGGGAATGCGGCGGAGGTGCAACCCGTAGCCCGCTGCCGGCTCCAGCTCGGCAACGTTATGGAAGGCAACCCGGTCCAATCCCGGCAGCCCTCTGGTGGCGGAATGGATGCTGGATGGATTGGTGCTGGAGGGATTAATGTTGGCGGAATTATACATGCTTTATCGCCTCTACCAGCAGCAGGAGCGCCATGGATTGCCCGTAGGGCATCGGGCAGACGGGGATCTCCCGGTAGTCCTGAAGCGTAGCGCCCATGCCCGTCCCGTAGGAGACACCCTTCACTACCCCGTCTTCATCTATCTGGTCCAGCACGTAATGAAGGGCTGTCATTCCAGGCTTGCGGCAGTCCTCTGGCAGCAGCCCTTGCCGCACGGCCTTAAGCATCCCGTAAGCAAAAGCGGCGGTAGCCGAGGTCTCCAGATACGAACTGCTGTCGTCCAGCAGGGTATGCCACGCTCCCTCCGGCGCCTGGAGCTCCATCAGCTTGCCCACCTGCCGCTCCAGTGAAGAGAGCAGGAAGCTGCTCACGCCCGGCGGCAGCTCCACCATCTCCAGATAATCCACCAGCCCGGCGGTATACCAGGAATTGCCGCGTGCCCACAGGGCCCGGGCAAAGTGATGGCCACCCTCGAAGGTCCAGCCATGGAAGAATAAACCGGTTACGGGATCGGTCAGATACTTAAGGTGGACGAGAAACTGGCGGATGCTCTCCTGTATGCACTCTTCCTCCTTCAGCATGATCCCCATCCGGGCCACAAACAGCACTGTCATATACAGCGTGTCGTCCCAAAGCTGACCGGTATTCGGACTGCCGGTCACCTCATGCTGAAGGCCGCCTTCCTCTGTACGCGGCATCTCATGCAGCGCATACTCCAGCCATTCCCGGCACAGCTTCAGATAATCCGCGCGTCCGGTCTCCTCCGCCAGATAGCTAAGAGTAAGCATCGGACACATCGTATTGACGTTTTTCACCGGGATTCCCCCGTCAAGCTTGCTGTCGAACCAGCCGGTCAGATATTGCAGAATCTCCTCTTTCCCGTTCTCACGGTAGTAGCTGTACAAGGCAAACAATCCCACCCCCTGCGGCCATTCCCAATTGTCCATCGAGATGATGCCAATGGGCGCCGTTTCCTGAATGGAGCCTCTCATATCCTTCATCCGCTCAATGACACGGGCGATATGGCCTTCCAGTGCTGTTCGTGACACGGTCTTCATCATGTTCCCCCTTGTGAATGTCCTGATCAGGGCCTGCTGCTACGTGGATACCCTGTTCGCCACCTCAGTGTAGTCAAGCGGCGCAATGCCGTCCATTAACAAGAATCTTGCTAATCGCTTTCATTTCTGGCATTGTTCATGATGGGGCTGTATTCATCAGTTGGAGGAGTATCTATATAGATTGGACCTGTAAATTTAATAATGGGAGAAGTGACTTAGAGGAAGCCGCAGACTGGCAGCGCCCGGAAGAGCAAGGCCTCCACGGAGTCAGGAACAAATCCCACATTATAAATTTCCAGTTCAATCTACATAAAGAGAAATCAGGGAGGGTAACAGGTAATGAGAATCAAGTTTGATCTTTTCCCCGGCGGTGTTGCTAAAGCGCTAACATTAAGCTGGGATGATGGAAGAACCTACGACCGGAAGCTCGTCGAGATTCTGAATCAGCATGGGCTGAAGGGGTCTTTTCATCTCAATTCGGGGTTGTTCGGCAATGAAGGCTACATCTCGCGGGACGAGGTGGCTGCGCTCTATGAGGGGCATGAGATTTCGGCGCATACCAGCACCCATCCCTTCCTAACTATGACTCCGCGCGAGGGGATCGCCGATGAGATTCTGACGGACCGCAAGGCGCTGGAGGAGTTGGCCGGTTATCCGGTAAGGGGCATGTCCTATCCGTTCGGCAATTACAATGATCAGGTGGTCGGCTTGCTCCCTGCCCTGGGTATTGAGTATTCCCGCACGGTGAATTCCCACCACAGCTTCAGCCTGCCGGACAACCTGCTGGCTTGGCACCCTACCTGCCACCACAAGGAGATGCTGGCCCTGGGTAAGAAGTTCCTGGAGGAGAAGCCCCGCTTCTCGTATATGCAGCTGCTCTATGTCTGGGGACACAGCTATGAGTTCAATGACGATGACAACTGGCAGGAGCTGGAGCAGTTCGCCGCTATGATGGGCGGCCACGAAGACATCTGGTACGCCACCAATATCGGGATCGTGGACTACCTCTCCGCTGTGCAGGGACTGCGCTTCTCGGCTTCGCAGGAGATGGTCTATAACCCGTCGGCAGTGGAGGTATGGATCTCCGTAGAGGGCGAAGCCTGCCGAATTCCCGGAGGGGCAACGGTACGGTTGGGTTAGGGAATGCTGGGTTAGGGGACTGTTGGATTAGGAGGCTTGTTGGTCACGAAGGAGAAATGTTGCACTAATTGCAGCTTTGGTTACTTACTCCCGGGCGTTTGAGTGGAATGTTGCACAAAATGCAGGAATTGGCTCGCCCCTCGGTTTGGGGGATGAGAAATGCTGCATTTCTTACAACAATCCTGAGTTAGAGCCGACTTAACGCGGGGAATGTTGTATTTAGTGCAGGATTTCGCCAACAGTAGCCAGTTAGTCTGAAGGCCATAAGCAGGCATAATAAAACCCGATTCCGCCGCAGCCTAGATGGCTGGTGGAATCGGGTTTTTGTTATAGTAGAGGCGCTTAGATATTAAGGGTCTTTGGAGAGCGTATTGTCTGACGGCAGCAGCTTGAACAGCATGAGTCGCAGCGTTGCGCTGTACGGCTGCGAGTAGCACAGGCAGATTATCGGTGTGGTGACGGCGATAGTCCTTCTGGCGGTAGCAGCAGCTTGAACACAGTCGCCGCTCTAGATGGGGATCAGAGACAGCAGC
This genomic interval from Paenibacillus sp. FSL H8-0332 contains the following:
- a CDS encoding ABC transporter permease subunit encodes the protein MFVPVIAFYMIFKYTPMLGLVIAFKNYTFYEGVWGSQWVGMDNFTNLFTQAQSVQIIRNTLVLSILSVLVSFPFPIALAIMLNEVRNKWFKKSVQTLVYLPYFFSWVIVGGLVVTIFAQTGVANVVVEKLTGQAFPFLFKEWSWVSIFLGSGIWKDAGFNAIIYLAALTSIDPSLYEAASMDGAGKWKQIRNITLPGISPTIVIMLILAMGRVMEVGFDHVYVLQNSIVSGISEVISTYIYAIGLQGGQFSLTAALGMFDSLVALTLVLISNAIARRFNKGLW
- a CDS encoding polysaccharide deacetylase family protein yields the protein MRIKFDLFPGGVAKALTLSWDDGRTYDRKLVEILNQHGLKGSFHLNSGLFGNEGYISRDEVAALYEGHEISAHTSTHPFLTMTPREGIADEILTDRKALEELAGYPVRGMSYPFGNYNDQVVGLLPALGIEYSRTVNSHHSFSLPDNLLAWHPTCHHKEMLALGKKFLEEKPRFSYMQLLYVWGHSYEFNDDDNWQELEQFAAMMGGHEDIWYATNIGIVDYLSAVQGLRFSASQEMVYNPSAVEVWISVEGEACRIPGGATVRLG
- a CDS encoding SGNH/GDSL hydrolase family protein, which codes for MYNSANINPSSTNPSSIHSATRGLPGLDRVAFHNVAELEPAAGYGLHLRRIPRSVREHLNERGRFIAGEAGGCELRFVTPAPNIRVTLSLPETDGCVTVFKGGLFHSRHELQAGTIRTLQLSEPPRLAMADRRLLMGTGFAPEVWRICFGRYACVVCGIETFGHPLRPPVEGEIPRQRWMAYGSSITYGENSSLPYIAHAARRLAADVLNLGMSGSCHCEREMSNYLAAQQDWSFMTLELGVNMRDHLSADEFRERTGYLLDRLVSGHPEKPVAVITIYPNFAMFPGSGIAEQDSRFNAILRSHVERLSHPKLHLIEGDRVLDDLSGLSCDLIHPGDDGHIRMGENLARELAEIL
- a CDS encoding glycoside hydrolase family 88 protein; translation: MMKTVSRTALEGHIARVIERMKDMRGSIQETAPIGIISMDNWEWPQGVGLFALYSYYRENGKEEILQYLTGWFDSKLDGGIPVKNVNTMCPMLTLSYLAEETGRADYLKLCREWLEYALHEMPRTEEGGLQHEVTGSPNTGQLWDDTLYMTVLFVARMGIMLKEEECIQESIRQFLVHLKYLTDPVTGLFFHGWTFEGGHHFARALWARGNSWYTAGLVDYLEMVELPPGVSSFLLSSLERQVGKLMELQAPEGAWHTLLDDSSSYLETSATAAFAYGMLKAVRQGLLPEDCRKPGMTALHYVLDQIDEDGVVKGVSYGTGMGATLQDYREIPVCPMPYGQSMALLLLVEAIKHV